GCTTCTTTAACAGGAATTTCAAAAACAGGAACATTGTTTTTAAAGCTAGCTAATAATATTATGCCTGTAACTTTGCCGAGAGTAAGTCCTGACTTTGGGTATTCTTTTAAATAAAAAGTATCTTCTACTATCATGAGGTCAGGTTTTTCTTTTTCGAGTACTTCCATAAGATCGGAAAAAATTTTATTAAGACGCGCCGGCATAGAATGATTTTGAGATGTGGAAATGCTTCCATAATGAAAAGATTTAATTTCAAAACCAGTTCCAGTTACTATTCCGATACCTGTTGCAGCGAGCCCAGGATCTATTCCTATTATCTTAGCCATCTTAAGTTATTTCATAGAAGCTAATTTTGTTTTAGCAATTTTTGCTTCAGTTGAATTTGGATATTTTCGTATAAGCTCATTTAATATAATTTTAGCATTTGTTTTATCAC
This region of Desulfobacterales bacterium genomic DNA includes:
- a CDS encoding crossover junction endodeoxyribonuclease RuvC, which encodes MAKIIGIDPGLAATGIGIVTGTGFEIKSFHYGSISTSQNHSMPARLNKIFSDLMEVLEKEKPDLMIVEDTFYLKEYPKSGLTLGKVTGIILLASFKNNVPVFEIPVKEAKHALTGNGNASKAQLEETVRHILNVKEQLKPYHASDALALSIIGLYRYDSLS